The Penaeus monodon isolate SGIC_2016 chromosome 1, NSTDA_Pmon_1, whole genome shotgun sequence DNA window CAAACGGAGATTTTCTGTTTTCTGAGCCCGTCCGAGAAAGCCTTCCATGGTCTACTGAAGCCTTCCTTGAGTCACCATTGAAGTCATCCTCAAATGGAGACTCTTGTGGAATGTTTCGATGTTCTTCATGAATGGAATGTAGTGAACCAATGGACTTTTGATCATCAAAAGGCGTATTTCTCTGAGATCCATGCCAGGAATCCTCAAAGGGAGATCCCCTTGTATCTCCCTGTCTTGTCAACCGACTCACCTCCCCTTCCAGAGACGGTTCTCTTTCGCTTTCAACCTCCTTTAACACCTCGTAACGATCACCGCGATTAGTAAAGTCATCATCAAATGGACTTTTTCTTTTGGTAACTGTTGTGTCAACTGGTGGCTGGAGAGTTGTTTCTCTTTCAATAGAAACTTTCATCATCTCCGAACTTCCTCTGGATGCACTCCTTGATTTTGGCTCCACACTGGTAAAAGGATCATCGAAGGTGTCTGTGCTATCTCCAAAGCCTGAGGTGAATCCACTATCTTCAATCTGATCTTTTCCTTTGGAGTCAATGAAATTATCTACAAATGGTGACTTTCTCTGTGAGTCTTGCCTTGATACTCTTCCACTGCCAGTAAAGTCTTGGTAGTTTGAGTATTTATCTCCTTCTGCAGGAGGCACAAAATTATCATCAAAACTGGCAAATGAGGTTTCTGACTCCGTTCTCTCCTGGCGTCCAGAAGTTTGTTTGGAGGAAATACTAACAGAACTAAAATCATCTGTAAAAGGTGACTTGTGTGCCTCTATCTGCTTCCTCTGTGGTCGTGGACTTGTATATCTCTGTGGGGTAGGAGAATTGACAGGTGTAATGCTCTTCTCACTCAAGGTAGCAGCCGAGAAATCATCGTCGAACTTGGCATCAAAAGTGGGTTCGAAGTTGTCATACTCACTAATCTCAGGGCTTCTAAAAACTGTCACACATTCTAGATCATGGTTTGGTGGATGCCACTCCTTGTCCTTCTCCAGCTCACCaatttcaccatcatcactgAGAGATGATTTTCGATCAAGGGAATCTTTCCTGAGATCACTCTCAAAGTTTGCTTTGAAAGTGCCAGATGAAACTTCTGAAACTTCTTCATCCATGGAATTCTGTGGTGTCAAAAAGTTTTCATCAAAAACTGACTTTTGTTTGTTCACTGTTGTTGAAAGTTCTCTGAATACAGCATATCTGTCTTCACTGACTGGTGCTCCAACAGCATGTGTTGACTGCTGATTACTTGTAACACCAAATTCTGGGGGCTCCACTGGGCTCTTTGGAAACTGCGCATCAAATTTTGCAAACATTTCATCCTCATCAAAAGCAAATCGGTCTCTACTGTGATCTCTACTTGAAGCTCTAGATCTTCTACCAGACTGCTCTCCAGAAGACATTCCATGTGTCTGGATATCTTCCTTGGCCTGGTTTTCAAGATCACCTCCCTGTCTCAGCTGCAGCTGGGCTAAGCAAGCAGCTAACTCTACTACAGTCATCCTGGCTAACTGTTCCACTGGCATGTCTAAGCTGGCTGCCAACTGGTCAAGACTAGTGTTAGCAAGATCAACAGATGCAGTGCTTTTCTGTATAAGTCGTGGAGATTTTCCTGGAGTTGAGGACTTACTTGGGGTTGAATCCCTTGAAGTTTTTGGTACGGCTCCCCCAACATCGTACATATTTCTCCCAACGTCATGTGTTGGACTCAAACTAGGTTTGGGGAATTGGAAACTATCTGGATGGGAGGGCTTTGTGGATCGGCTTGGTATAAAAGCTGGCTGAGCTGCTGAGTCTGGATATCGAGGTTTCCGGGCTGGAATGGGTATGGGTGGAGTATTGGATCCTTCAGGTGAAGAATCgtattcattaatataattataatgtgggTCACATGATGGGGGAGGTCGAGGTGGAGGTCTCAAAACAACATGAGTGGGTTGCCTCTTGGGTGGAAGTGGTGGAGGCTCAATGTGTGCTGGTCTAGGGGGTGGTTTTGGAGCCTCCTCATAGCTGAGGTTGAGGCCATCAGTTGGAAATGGCCTGCTCTCCAACTCTGGGGAAGAAAATTGCTCAGCATCACTGTAACGGCTATGTGAAGGCCTCAGTGCCAAGGTAGCTGAACTGGCACTCAGCTGCTTCGACAGGTGAGAACGAGGCCTTGGTCTTGGGCTAAGGCCTCCTTCACTATGTAGCTGTGGAGGTGTTGGGGGAGTTAGTTCTCCACTCGTGAAGGATTTCAAATGACTTGTATCTCCTACATTCCACTCATTCTCAAAACTTGACTGTTTCCTAAATTTGTGACTTCGAGGCAATGTTTTGGGGCTGATAGATGAAGCCATAATCTGTTTACTCAAGCGAGTTTGAGGTACtggggagtggtgggggtggtgacTCAACTGGGGAGAGCCTGGGCCTGAGGCCATTCTTTCTGGAGACTTTGGTACTGGTGGTGGAGAAAATGGTGGAGGACTGTCTCTGAAGGATTCTGGGGGAAGAGCCACCGTTAGAGGCCCACaaggcaagggagggggaggttcaTCTGGTATGCTGCTGGACATCTCTGACCTCTGACTCCTTGGGGAATCATTATGAAATGTATTAAAATCAGCAAATCCTGAAGAGGAGAAATTTGTGGCATCGTAGAAATCTTTTTCTGTGTTCTGGTGAAATTGAAAGTCATCAGGGCCAAATGAATCTGGGGGACTAAATGACTCAGTGAAAGGATGAGAGGGGACAGAAGTACTGTGAATTGGAGTAGTGTTTGTCGATGTTGTTGGCCTGGTGGCAGTTACACTGGCTGATCTTGAGGTTGTTGAGTAGAGTGAGGTTGAAGCCACCAGTGCAGATACCTCTGGTGGGATCACCCCCGGCTGTGTTCGCGGAGAACTTGGCGCTGATGCCTCACCGTCACCCAACTCCCGCAAAACTCGTTTTGCTGGTTTCCGCATTTCACTAAAGAAATCTTTTTGTCACATAAGGGGATTTTTTCCAGTTCCAATGGGTCAAAATCAAAAATACTCAAAATGAGAGTTTATTCCATTAAATGAGTTCATTTGGACTTCATTTTTACCCACTGTGCGTCAACTCGTCCGCCGGGTGAATGTTCACGCACCCTTGTTTCAGATTCTTGCCCTTCACAAAcctcacacaaaatttaaaaagaccttatttacatttttcaaaaaccccttaaaaagcgCGTATCTATTTTCCTGGCTCTCTCTGGCCTGCCTCCCCTGCTGGGGCGGTGGCGTTTGAGCAGGTGGGGCGATTTATCAATCAGGGAAACCGGGAAACTTGGAAAAGTCTCCTGACTAACCCTGTGTGCTCCCGGATTGGGTTGATGCTGTGTCTGGTGCGCTGCAGCACTGCACCATGGTGCGGTGTGCCTGCTAGCCCTGAAGGGGGGGGACCAGAGGGGCGGGGGGGTCGTGCTTGCTGTGATGGGGGTTTTTGCCGGTCCTTTGAGGCAAAGGTTTGGCTTAAGGAATCCCAAAGGGGCATTTGCTCactctcctaaaaaaaaaggaccttgaaaaatgaaaaaaactatcaCCAAAAGATATGACATGAGAAAAAAtacgggaaaattaaaaaactgctgcgtaaaaaaaggaaacaaggcaagaacaattgtatttttttctgacccaaattttaataagataaaatattatacaaatttttttggtttaaaacatGACACCCTGAGAATctcaaattagtaaaaaaaagaacctTTACAGTGATCATAGCTACCTAAAATtatcagaaaaataaatttaaaagtaaaattggtACACAAAACATAACCATTAGATAACACCAtccaagaaaaatttaaaaaggaaagcaaagatTCCTTAACCTAATGCCACCCGGGGATGGCatgacatacatgccatgccccccggggggtttactttattaatttttttaacacaTATATGGCTACACTTTTACTAGTCCCAAAGAGCCAATTACAAATACTGCCCCTTTCACCTTTAcaccccttttccttgatttacgaaaatattttttcgttattttatttttctgtttttaaaattttaaacattttagtaATTAAAAgtctataataaagataacacgaTTGATAAACAtagaattagtaaaaaataaatttctcccACCAAATTTCAAGAAAGGTGAAATCGGGGAAGGTCACAACTCTACTAATTGCTCCCCTTTGGCCCCAAAAAACCAGCAAGCCATCATTGCAGAGACattcacaaaaagtaaaaaatgagcaaaccccccttttcccggcagcactgggggtttttttttaagaggttgCTTAAAAATGGCTATTCCACAATTGGGGTTCCGATAAATTAGActcccttattttttttgctttatcaaCTAAAGGTCATGCAAAAAAAAACCTACACTTACCTGAAAACAATTTAAAgggtgaaaaattttaatatttttaaaccaaTCTTCGTTTTCTCagggagtgaaaaggaaaaagaaaaggaaaagggaaaaacggagtAGTACAAAgaaaaatcaaccaaaaaaaaaccaaaacattgtatattattatgatatgaaattatttataaaaacataaaaaaaaaaaaaaaaaaaaaaaaaaaaaaaatatataatatatatatatatattatataattatatattaatatataataaaaattaaaaatttttactatataaaattataatttttataattatatatatatattattttgtattatgggatctatgaaatatatgtacatatgtactatggatatatatggaaaaaaaaaaaaaaaaaaaaaaaaaaaaaaaaaaaaaaaaaaaaatattttatatattataattttaaaattataatatatattttatatatttttttttttttttttttttttttttttttttttttttttttttttccatatatatacccatatgtacatatattttcatagatacctatatatacaaatatatatatatatatatatatatatatatataaatttttatatatgtatatatatttatatttttatatatatatatatatatatatatatatatatatataataaaatataatatttttttttttttttttttttttttttttttttatgtatatttataatatacatctatatacatacatacatatacagatgtgtgtttttttttgtgttgattcATTCTTATGTACTACTCTCGTtgttgccttttccttttctttttccttttcactgccTGAGAAAACGAAGATTGgcttaaaatattcaaatttgtTCACCCTTTAAATTGTCTTCAGGTAATGTGTATGGTTTTTGTGCAGTGACCTTTAGCTGATCAAGAGCAACAAATAATGAGGTCTAATTATCAGGAACACCTTCATTGTGTGAATAGCCACTTTTTAAGCAACCTCTTATTAACCCAGTGCTGCCGGGAAAATGGCTtgctcattttttacttttttgtgaaatgtctctgcacatagatggctctgctggtgctttgccacaaaggagtcaattagtagatgtTGTGACCTTAcccgatttcacctttccttgaattggtgggagaaattttttttttactaattctatGATTATCAAtggtgttatctttattatagactttataattactataatgttatatacattactaacagcaaaataaaataacgtaaaatattttcgtaaatcaaggaaaagggtaaacgggtgAAAGAGGCAGTATTTGTAATTGGCTctttggtgacttagtacaagtgtagccatctatgtgttaaaagaattaataaagtaaactcacagtgggcatggcatgtatgtacatgccatgcccggtGGCATTAGGTTAAGGAAatcttttgctttcctttttaaatttttcttgtgACTGGTGTTATCATAATGGTTATGATTAGTagtactagcattattattactattaatttattttctgatattatttttagGTAGCTATGATCACTGTGAAGGTTCATCCTTTTTACTAAATTTGAGATTCTCAGGAGTGTCAgtgattttaaaccaaaaatgtagtataatcattttatcattattaaaattttggtcaTGAACAAGATACAATTGTTCATTgccttgtcttccttttttttactgcatGCAGTTATTTAATTTCCAGTATTCTTTTCTCATGTCATATCTTATGGTGACTAGTTTGTTCATTTTCTAACAAGGTCCTTTTTTTTCCAGGAGAGTGAGCAAATCGACCCATTTGGAGATTCCTTCAAGCCAACCTTTGCCTCAACGGACACGAGCAAACCCCGGATCACAGCAAGCACTGCACCCACGCCAGCCCCTCTGGCTCCCCCTCCAGTCTCAGGTCGTAGCAGGCACGACTCGCACCATGGTGCAGTGCTGCAGCAGCACCAGCACACAGCATCAACAACTCCTGGGAGCACACAGGATGTTAGCTCAGGAGACTTTGCCAAGTTCCCTGTGAACTTCCCTGATGTGACTAAGTCGCCCCCACCTGCTCAAACGCCACTGCCTCAGCAGGCAGCGCAGGCCAGAGAGAGCCAGGAAGATAGATACGCAGCTTTTAAGGAGTTTAGAACTGTAAATAATGGATCTTTTAATGATTTTAGTGATGCACGGTTCTGTGAAGGGCAAGAATCTGAAACAAGTGGTGCGTCGAGCATTCACCAGGCGGACGAGTTTGACGCACAGTGGATAAAAGCTGAAGTCTCAAATGAATCTCATTTAACTGGAAGTAAACAGTCTCATTATGATGTATTTACTGATTTAGACCCACTTGGAACTGGAAAAAATCGCCCTTATGTTGACAAACGAGATTTCTTTAGTGAAATGCGGAAACCAGCAAAACGAGTTTTGCGGGAGTTGGGTGACGGTGAGGCATCAGCGCCAAGTTCTCCGCGAACACAGCCGGGGGTGATCCCACCAGAGGTCTCTGCACTGGTGGCTTCAACCTCACTCTACTCAACAACCTCAAGATCAGCCAGTGTAACTGCCACCAGGCCAACAACATCGACGAACACTACTCCGATTCACAGTACTTCTGTCCCCTCTCATCCTTTCACTGAGTCATTTAGTCCCCCAGATTCATTTGGCCCTGATGACTTTCAGTTTCACCAGAACACAGAAAAAGATTTCTACGATGCCACAAACTTCTCCTCTTCAGGATTTGCTGATTTTAATACATTTCATAATGATTCCCCAAGGAGTCAGAGGTCAGAGATGTCCAGCAGCATACCAGAtgaacctccccctcccttgccttGTGGGCCTCTAACGGTGGCTCTTCCCCCAGAATCCTTCAGAGACAGTCCTCCACCATTTTCTCCACCACCAGTACCAAAGTCTCCAGAAAGAATGGCCTCAGGCCCAGGCTCTCCCCAGTTGAgtcaccacccccaccactccccaGTACCTCAAACTCGCTTGAGTAAACAGATTATGGCTTCATCTATCAGCCCCAAAACATTGCCTCGAAGTCACAAATTTAGGAAACAGTCAAGTTTTGAGAATGAGTGGAATGTAGGAGATACAAGTCATTTGAAATCCTTCACGAGTGGAGAACTAACTCCCCCAACACCTCCACAGCTACATAGTGAAGGAGGCCTTAGCCCAAGACCAAGGCCTCGTTCTCACCTGTCGAAGCAGCTGAGTGCCAGTTCAGCTACCTTGGCACTGAGGCCTTCACATAGCCGTTACAGTGATGCTGAGCAATTTTCTTCCCCAGAGTTGGAGAGCAGGCCATTTCCAACTGATGGCCTCAACCTCAGCTATGAGGAGGCTCCAAAACACACCCCCTAGACCAGCACACATTGAGCCTCCACCACTTCCACCCAAGAGGCAACCCACTCATGTTGTTTTGAGACCTCCACCTCGACCTCCCCATCATGTGAcccacattataattatattaatgaatacGATCTTCACCTGAAGGATCCAATACTCCACCCATACCCATTCCAGCCCGGAAACCTCGATATCCAGACTCAGCAGCTCAGCCAGCTTTTATACCAAGCCGATCCACAAAGCCCTCCCATCCAGATAGTTTCCAATTCCCCAAACCTAGTTTGAGTCCAACACATGACGTTGGGAGAAATATGTACGATGTTGGGGGAGCCGTACCAAAAACTTCAAGGATTCAACCCCAAGTAAGTCCTCAACTCCAGGAAAATCTCCACGACTTATACAGAAAAGCACTGCATCTGTTGATCTTGCTAACACTAGTCTTGACCAGTTGGCAGCCAGCTTAGACATGCCAGTGGAACAGTTAGCCAGGATGACTGTAGTAGAGTTAGCTGCTTGCTTAGCCCAGCTGCAGCTGAGACAGGGAGGTGATCTTGAAAACCAGGCCAAGGAAGATATCCAGACACATGGAATGTCTTCTGGAGAGCAGTCTGGTAGAAGATCTAGAGCTTCAAGTAGAGATCACAGTAGAGACCGATTTGCTTTTGATGAGGATGAAATGTTTGCAAAATTTGATGCGCAGTTTCCAAAGAGCCCAGTGGAGCCCCCAGAATTTGGTGTTACAAGTAATCAGCAGTCAACACATGCTGTTGGAGCACCAGTCAGTGAAGACAGATATGCTGTATTCAGAGAACTTTCAACAACAGTGAACAAACAAAAGTCAGTTTTTGATGAAAACTTTTTGACACCACAGAATTCCATGGATGAAGAAGTTTCAGAAGTTTCATCTGGCACTTTCAAAGCAAACTTTGAGAGTGATCTCAGGAAAGATTCCCTTGATCGAAAATCATCTCTCAGTGATGACGGTGAAATTGGTGAGCTGGAGAAGGACAAAGAGTGGCATCCACCAAACCATGATCTCGAATGTGTGACAGTTTTTAGAAGCCCTGAGATTAGTGAGTATGACAACTTCGAACCCACTTTTGATGCCAAGTTCGACGATGATTTCTCGGCTGCTACCTTGAGTGAGAAGAGCATTACACCTGTCAATTCTCCTACCCCACAGAGATATACAAGTCCACGACCACAGAGGAAGCAGATAGAGGCACACAAGTCACCTTTTACAGATGATTTTAGTTCTGTTAGTATTTCCTCCAAACAAACTTCTGGACGCCAGGAGAGAACGGAGTCAGAAACCTCATTTGCCAGTTTTGATGATAATTTTGTGCCTCCTGCAGAAGGAGATAAATACTCAAACTACCAAGACTTTACTGGCAGTGGAAGAGTATCAAGGCAAGACTCACAGAGAAAGTCACCATTTGTAGATAATTTCATTGACTCCAAAGGAAAAGATCAGATTGAAGATAGTGGATTCACCTCAGGCTTTGGAGATAGCACAGACACCTTCGATGATCCTTTTACCAGTGTGGAGCCAAAATCAAGGAGTGCATCCAGAGGAAGTTCGGAGATGATGAAAGTTTCTATTGAAAGAGAAACAACTCTCCAGCCACCAGTTGACACAACAGTTACCAAAAGAAAAAGTCCATTTGATGATGACTTTACTAATCGCGGTGATCGTTACGAGGTGTTAAAGGAGGTTGAAAGCGAAAGAGAACCGTCTCTGGAAGGGGAGGTGAGTCGGTTAACAAGACAGGGAGATGCAAGGGGATCTCCCTTTGAGGACTCCTGGCATGGATCTCAGAGAAATACGCCTTTTGATGATCAAAAGTCCATTGGTTCACTACATTCCATTCATGAAGAACATCGAAACATTAAGAACATCGAAACATTCCACAAGAGTCTCTNNNNNNNNNNNNNNNNNNNNNNNNNNNNNNNNNNNNNNNNNNNNNNNNNNNNNNNNNNNNNNNNNNNNNNNNNNNNNNNNNNNNNNNNNNNNNNNNNNNNCTATCCCTTGTTAAGTAGTAATGTGTCTAGTATGAATGAAATATAGTAAACTAGAATTTTGGTGGCTTACTCAATATTCATCATGCCAAACCTAAATCTTTCCTCATCCCATATTTCTCCTCCACACACCATACTATTACTAATTTCATAATCGGTTCTTAACATATTAGTCTATACATCTAAATACACATTTTaggttttatattcatatttgtagaCAATAAGGCCCTATTTTTATAAAGGCATATCTTTTTCAGTTCTGCAATCTACTGCCACTTGCAAAtcaacaatgaaatatatattttctggtaTGTAAAATTAGCACCTCCATATGCCTCaaaccattttttcccccagTCTGAATATTCTAATGATctcatattttagtatatataggaTAACTTTTATCTGGATTTCTCATTCATCAATTGAACATAAACTAGTGTGAAATTTCACTGGTTAATTAATTACAAATCTTACTCACTGTCTCCCAGTGACATAAAGTCCATGTCATGGACAAACTCAACTGACTGACATGAGCTGCCATCATGGCAGTGCATTTGTTAACATATTTCCCTAGTACACTGATATCTTATGGTTTGTCATAAATATGAGTCAGTGATAATAGTATTTCATAAAATTCTTACTATTCACTTGGAATTTTTGTTCTGGTTCAGCATTATCAGGTATATATTGCTGAATAACAAGCACTGATGTATGCTTTGCCGCCTGGGTGGGTTACCTGGCAGTAAGCAAGCAATTACATGCACTCTAGACTGAATGTcaaaaaatacccaaaactaTTCAGAGGGATTGTGTTAAGGGGTAAACTACTGTATTGTGCTCATAGAAGCACAATTATCACTTTAATTTACCTATTCCTTTCAGACAGATCCCCACTATCCAATCAAGTATTTACCCATCCTTGttaatatatatcttccaatttaCTCTTTTATGATTCACCATCAGATATGACTGCTTGATTTataagtccctctctctctctctctctctctctctctctctctctctctctctctctctctctctctctctctctctctctctctctctctctctctctcctaatttcttttttatttcaactttGTGTAATGTTTCCATTAAGTTCTTATTTCTCCCAAATAATTTTGGTAAAAATCTAGTCCATTTTCCATAAACAAAATAACCTtccttattatatctttttttaaatcttaatctagcttttacacacacacacacacacacactcagaggtatgcattcacacatacatatcacacttttaaagtataaaaacacacacgttaTGACACTTCCTAAAGAAAGCAatagtatgtatgtgaatgtgcatgtgtgtgtatatacaagagtgtatatgtat harbors:
- the LOC119576243 gene encoding uncharacterized protein LOC119576243: PPTLSFPLLYWISSTFPFFLSPSIQVVFELKKKEIEKARSQLEGGRDRGESRDSSFGALFGSNGDSGIVSASLTSGAGGAIADLLDLQSELSSLQKGLSEISQQRAQQNQKVLLVWQRCRRHGRERRRRVVVMRWWWSLSPPCGYSFWVFFDIQSRVHVIACLLPDISVLGKYVNKCTAMMAAHVSQLSLSMTWTLCHWETAYFSEIHARSPQREIPLHLPVLLTDSPPLPETVLFRFQPPLTPQTFIISELPLDALLDFGSTLVKGSSKVSVLSPKPEFEYLSPSAGGTKLSSKLANEVSDSVLSWRPEVCLEEILTELKSSVKGDLCASICFLCGRGLVYLCGVGELTGVMLFSLKVAAEKSSSNLASKVGSKLSYSLISGLLKTVTHSRSWFGGCHSLSFSSSPISPSSLRDDFRSRESFLRSLSKFALKVPDETSETSSSMEFCGVKKFSSKTDFCLFTVVESSLNTAYLSSLTALDLLPDCSPEDIPCVWISSLAWFSRSPPCLSCSWAKQAANSTTVILANCSTGMSKLAANWSRLVLARSTDAVLFCISRGDFPGVEDLLGVESLKFLLEMACSPTLGKKIAQHHCNGYVKASVPSEFEVLGSGGGGDSTGESLGLRPFFLETLSEVEATSAETSGGITPGCVRGELGADASPSPNSRKTRFAGFRISLKKSRGGDLVTSGKFTGNLAKSPELTSCVLPGVVDAVCWCCCSTAPWCESCLLRPETGGGARGAGVGAVLAVIRGLLVSVEAKVSVAMITESEQMPLWDSLSQTFASKDRQKPPSQQARPPRPSGPPPSGLAGTPHHGAVLQRTRHSINPIREHTGFVKGKNLKQGCVNIHPADELTHNFFSEMRKPAKRVLRELGDGEASAPSSPRTQPGVIPPEVSALVASTSLYSTTSRSASVTATRPTTSTNTTPIHSTSVPSHPFTESFSPPDSFGPDDFQFHQNTEKDFYDATNFSSSGFADFNTFHNDSPRSQRSEMSSSIPDEPPPPLPCGPLTVALPPESFRDSPPPFSPPPVPKSPERMASGPGSPQLSHHPHHSPVPQTRLSKQIMASSISPKTLPRSHKFRKQSSFENEWNVGDTSHLKSFTSGELTPPTPPQLHSEGGLSPRPRPRSHLSKQLSASSATLALRPSHSRYSDAEQFSSPELESRPFPTDGLNLSYEEAPKPPPRPAHIEPPPLPPKRQPTHVVLRPPPRPPPSCDPHYNYINEYDSSPEGSNTPPIPIPARKPRYPDSAAQPAFIPSRSTKPSHPDSFQFPKPSLSPTHDVGRNMYDVGGAVPKTSRDSTPSKSSTPGKSPRLIQKSTASVDLANTSLDQLAASLDMPVEQLARMTVVELAACLAQLQLRQGGDLENQAKEDIQTHGMSSGEQSGRRSRASSRDHSRDRFAFDEDEMFAKFDAQFPKSPVEPPEFGVTSNQQSTHAVGAPVSEDRYAVFRELSTTVNKQKSVFDENFLTPQNSMDEEVSEVSSGTFKANFESDLRKDSLDRKSSLSDDGEIGELEKDKEWHPPNHDLECVTVFRSPEISEYDNFEPTFDAKFDDDFSAATLSEKSITPVNSPTPQRYTSPRPQRKQIEAHKSPFTDDFSSVSISSKQTSGRQERTESETSFASFDDNFVPPAEGDKYSNYQDFTGSGRVSRQDSQRKSPFVDNFIDSKGKDQIEDSGFTSGFGDSTDTFDDPFTSVEPKSRSASRGSSEMMKVSIERETTLQPPVDTTVTKRKSPFDDDFTNRGDRYEVLKEVESEREPSLEGEVSRLTRQGDTRGSPFEDSWHGSQRNTPFDDQKSIGSLHSIHEEHRNIPQESPFEDDFNGDSRKASVDHGRLSRTGSENRKSPFGDSFTPPSSGRAHRNRIPSRLSVESEGSDVRHSPFEDNFSSIIGSVAEEVTFDAFPSLPQDASVTSEAEEVDPFSVKLNKPPSKSPEGDSEMHFADFEHAFQQNEGEDPKQSHEEPAESTPAKTKTPQPGEEVVEEDIFPDDEMEFKISARYVTPTPDMKKSDSINIFRRNSDPFADDFFCSEGEGNNAPGPVKPEDDPFWEKPFDNFSFPVDQ
- the LOC119571353 gene encoding uncharacterized protein LOC119571353 (The sequence of the model RefSeq protein was modified relative to this genomic sequence to represent the inferred CDS: added 753 bases not found in genome assembly) — protein: MPVEQLARMTVVELAACLAQLQLRQGGDLENQAKEDIQTHGMSSGEQSGRRSRASSRDHSRDRFAFDEDEMFAKFDAQFPKSPVEPPEFGVTSNQQSTHAVGAPVSEDRYAVFRELSTTVNKQKSVFDENFLTPQNSMDEEVSEVSSGTFKANFESDLRKDSLDRKSSLSDDGEIGELEKDKEWHPPNHDLECVTVFRSPEISEYDNFEPTFDAKFDDDFSAATLSEKSITPVNSPTPQRYTSPRPQRKQIEAHKSPFTDDFSSVSISSKQTSGRQERTESETSFASFDDNFVPPAEGDKYSNYQDFTGSGRVSRQDSQRKSPFVDNFIDSKGKDQIEDSGFTSGFGDSTDTFDDPFTSVEPKSRSASRGSSEMMKVSIERETTLQPPVDTTVTKRKSPFDDDFTNRGDRYEVLKEVESEREPSLEGEVSRLTRQGDARGSPFEDSWHGSQRNTPFDDQKSIGSLHSIHEEHRNIPQESPFEDDFNGDSRKASVDHGRLSRTGSENRKSPFGDSFTPPSSGRAHRNRIPSRLSVESEGSDVRHSPFEDNFSSIIGSVAEEVTFDAFPSLPQDASVTSEAEEVDPFSVKLNKPPSKSPEGDSEMHFADFEHAFQQNEGEDPKQSHEEPAESTPAKTKTPQPGEEVVEEDIFPDDEMEFKISARYVTPTPDMKKSDSINIFRRNSDPFADDFFCSEGEGNNAPGPVKPEDDPFWEKPFDNFSFPVDQ